A region from the Nesterenkonia lacusekhoensis genome encodes:
- the gcvP gene encoding aminomethyl-transferring glycine dehydrogenase yields the protein MSSQHPGSTEPLTGFAARHIGPSASAAEQMLSTLGYDSLQQLVDSAVPAGIRQEQQLNLPEPLTEAQTLEALRDYASQNTVKAQMIGQGFYGTHTPQVILRNILENPAWYTAYTPYQPEISQGRLEALLNFQTMVADLTGLDIANASLLDESSAVVEAILLMRRANRKKAEAPVVVDTDIFPQTRAVVQGRADALGIEVIFHDVLGRGLPEGEISGLVLQQPGNSGAVVDHREVIAEAKERGALVTVAADLLALTQITPPGEQGADIAVGNSQRFGIPLFFGGPHAAYMAVRSGIQRQLPGRLVGVSKDAQERPAYRLSLQTREQHIRREKATSNICTAQALLAVAASMYGVYHGPEGLRRIAGEVHAKAQTLAAALKEAGRDLVTEEFFDTVQVRFASGASAEAVLFAAEAGGVNLRRVDPTTVGISVDETTTPAQLGVVLDAFGLAGSADAGREVAEQAARTLEEGVSFPVSMVRTSEFMTHPIFHEIRSETQMMRYLRRLADRDLALDRTMIPLGSCTMKLNAATEMEAISWPEFAGIHPYAPAHQTAGWRAMIEDLESRLSAVTGYAEVSIQPNAGSQGEYAGLLAIRRYHLSNGDAERDICLIPASAHGTNASSAVLAGLQVAVVATAEDGTIDLQDLDAKIAEHPGRIAAIMLTYPSTHGVYEADVREVCGKVHDAGGQVYIDGANLNALMGLAQPGEFGGDVSHLNLHKTFCIPHGGGGPGVGPVAVAEHLRAFLPTTEVGAGWATEAEGEVREGAPVTATPFGSAGVLPISWAYMAMMGAEGLTRATEYALLSANYIAARLADHFPTLYTGEGGLIAHECILDLRELTKASGITAEDVCKRLIDYGFHAPTLAFPVNGTLMVEPTESEDLGEIERFIEAMISIRAEIQEVVDGTLSQEESPLRWAPHPAAVVGADQWDRTYGREQAAFPVKGLRQDKYFPPVSRIDGAHGDRNLVCSCPPPEAFEL from the coding sequence ATGAGTTCCCAGCACCCCGGCTCCACCGAGCCGCTGACCGGCTTCGCGGCCCGGCACATCGGCCCCTCGGCCTCCGCGGCCGAGCAGATGCTCAGCACCCTCGGCTATGACTCCCTGCAGCAGCTGGTGGACAGCGCCGTGCCCGCAGGGATCCGGCAGGAGCAGCAGCTGAACCTCCCCGAGCCGCTCACCGAGGCCCAGACGCTGGAGGCCCTGCGCGACTACGCCTCGCAGAACACGGTCAAGGCGCAGATGATCGGCCAGGGCTTCTACGGCACGCACACCCCACAGGTGATCCTGCGCAACATCCTGGAGAATCCCGCGTGGTACACCGCCTATACGCCGTACCAGCCGGAGATCTCCCAGGGCCGACTGGAGGCGCTGCTGAACTTCCAGACGATGGTGGCCGATCTGACCGGGCTGGACATCGCCAACGCCTCCCTGCTGGACGAGTCCTCCGCCGTGGTCGAAGCGATCCTGCTGATGCGCCGGGCCAACCGGAAGAAGGCCGAGGCCCCGGTGGTGGTGGACACCGATATCTTCCCGCAGACGCGTGCAGTGGTGCAGGGCCGCGCAGACGCCCTGGGCATCGAGGTGATCTTCCACGACGTCCTCGGCCGGGGACTGCCCGAGGGTGAGATCAGCGGCCTGGTCCTCCAACAGCCCGGCAACTCCGGAGCCGTGGTGGACCACCGCGAGGTCATCGCCGAGGCCAAGGAGCGCGGCGCCCTGGTCACCGTGGCCGCGGACCTGCTGGCCCTGACTCAGATCACCCCGCCCGGCGAGCAAGGTGCGGACATCGCAGTCGGCAACTCGCAGCGCTTCGGCATCCCGCTGTTCTTCGGCGGTCCGCATGCCGCCTATATGGCTGTCCGCTCCGGGATCCAGCGACAGCTGCCCGGTCGCCTGGTCGGAGTCTCCAAGGATGCCCAGGAGCGTCCGGCCTACCGGCTCTCACTGCAGACCCGCGAGCAGCACATCCGCCGAGAGAAGGCCACTTCCAACATCTGCACCGCCCAGGCCCTGCTGGCCGTGGCCGCCTCCATGTACGGGGTCTACCACGGCCCTGAAGGACTGCGTCGGATCGCCGGGGAGGTCCACGCCAAGGCGCAGACGCTGGCTGCCGCGCTCAAGGAGGCCGGCCGGGACCTGGTCACCGAGGAGTTCTTCGACACCGTCCAGGTCCGCTTCGCCTCCGGCGCCTCGGCCGAGGCCGTGCTCTTCGCCGCCGAGGCCGGCGGGGTGAACCTGCGCCGCGTGGACCCCACCACAGTGGGCATCAGCGTGGACGAGACCACCACGCCGGCTCAGTTGGGTGTGGTGCTCGATGCCTTCGGTCTGGCCGGATCCGCCGACGCGGGCCGCGAAGTCGCGGAGCAGGCCGCTCGGACGCTGGAGGAGGGCGTGTCCTTCCCGGTGTCCATGGTGCGCACCAGCGAGTTCATGACGCATCCGATCTTCCACGAGATCCGCTCCGAGACGCAGATGATGCGCTATCTGCGGCGGCTCGCGGACCGGGATCTGGCCCTGGACCGGACTATGATCCCGCTGGGCTCCTGCACGATGAAGCTCAACGCTGCCACAGAGATGGAGGCCATCTCCTGGCCGGAGTTCGCAGGCATCCACCCCTATGCGCCGGCCCATCAGACCGCCGGCTGGCGGGCGATGATCGAGGATCTGGAGTCCAGACTCTCCGCCGTCACCGGCTACGCCGAGGTCTCCATCCAGCCCAACGCCGGCTCTCAGGGCGAGTACGCCGGGCTGCTGGCCATCCGCCGGTATCACCTCTCCAACGGCGACGCCGAGCGTGACATCTGCCTGATCCCCGCCTCAGCCCACGGCACCAACGCCTCCTCCGCCGTGCTCGCCGGGCTGCAGGTGGCCGTGGTGGCCACCGCGGAGGACGGCACCATCGATCTGCAGGATCTGGACGCGAAGATCGCTGAGCATCCCGGGCGGATCGCGGCGATCATGCTCACCTATCCCTCCACCCACGGGGTCTATGAGGCCGATGTCCGTGAGGTCTGCGGGAAGGTCCACGACGCCGGCGGTCAGGTCTACATCGACGGCGCCAACCTCAACGCGCTGATGGGCCTGGCCCAGCCCGGAGAGTTCGGCGGCGACGTCTCCCACCTGAACCTGCACAAGACCTTCTGCATCCCGCACGGAGGCGGCGGGCCCGGCGTCGGGCCGGTGGCGGTGGCCGAGCACCTGCGTGCGTTCCTGCCCACCACTGAGGTCGGTGCCGGATGGGCCACGGAGGCCGAGGGCGAGGTCCGTGAGGGAGCCCCGGTGACCGCCACACCGTTCGGCTCGGCCGGGGTGCTGCCGATCAGCTGGGCCTATATGGCCATGATGGGTGCTGAAGGTCTGACCCGCGCCACGGAGTATGCGCTGCTGAGCGCGAACTACATCGCCGCGCGGCTGGCCGATCACTTCCCGACCCTCTACACCGGGGAAGGCGGTCTGATCGCCCACGAGTGCATCCTCGACCTGCGTGAGCTGACCAAGGCCTCAGGCATCACCGCGGAGGATGTGTGCAAGCGGCTGATCGACTACGGCTTCCACGCTCCTACGCTGGCCTTCCCGGTCAACGGGACCTTGATGGTGGAGCCCACCGAATCCGAGGATCTGGGCGAGATCGAACGGTTCATCGAGGCGATGATCTCGATCCGCGCGGAGATTCAGGAGGTCGTCGACGGGACGCTCAGCCAGGAGGAGTCGCCGCTGCGCTGGGCGCCGCATCCGGCCGCCGTCGTCGGTGCCGATCAGTGGGACCGCACCTACGGGCGCGAACAGGCCGCCTTCCCGGTCAAGGGGCTGCGCCAGGACAAGTACTTCCCGCCGGTGAGCAGGATCGACGGCGCCCACGGTGACCGGAACCTGGTGTGCTCCTGCCCGCCGCCGGAAGCCTTCGAGCTCTGA
- the gcvT gene encoding glycine cleavage system aminomethyltransferase GcvT, translated as MTEPAEQTTSQSPDPALRETALAGEHEELGASFTDFGGWRMPLKYSSELEEHHAVRTAAGLFDLSHMGEIRVVGPEAGTFLNTALVGNLAALAVGKARYSLICREDGGILDDLIAYRITEQEYLVVPNAANRELVAAALEERVWAFNAAHGSETEVWDESDGISLIAVQGPRSQEIISSVVRLDETFIVEELGYYASTTVTIGGQEVLLARTGYTGEDGFELFLPHDKAGALWRALREAGSDAGLTPCGLACRDSLRLEAGMPLYGNELSTERTSFEAGLPVVSFSKEEDFVGRAALEAAKAEGRGRTSGQRLVGLKGLGRRAGRSGYSVVLPEEAPDAGAAADAEGPGRVVGVVTSGQPSPTLGYPIAMAYVDVEHLEPGTRLDIDLRGKPQPFEVVELPFYVRT; from the coding sequence ATGACTGAACCCGCAGAACAGACCACGAGCCAGTCCCCGGATCCGGCCCTGAGAGAGACCGCCCTCGCCGGCGAGCATGAGGAGCTGGGCGCCAGCTTCACCGACTTCGGCGGGTGGAGGATGCCGCTGAAGTACAGCTCTGAGCTGGAGGAACACCATGCGGTGCGCACTGCGGCCGGGCTCTTCGACCTCTCCCATATGGGGGAGATCCGAGTGGTCGGGCCCGAGGCCGGCACCTTCCTCAACACCGCCCTGGTGGGCAACCTGGCCGCCCTCGCTGTGGGCAAGGCACGATACTCCCTGATCTGCCGGGAGGACGGAGGCATCCTCGATGACCTCATCGCCTACCGGATCACCGAACAGGAGTACCTGGTGGTGCCCAATGCGGCCAACCGCGAGCTGGTGGCCGCCGCTCTGGAGGAACGCGTCTGGGCCTTCAACGCCGCGCACGGCAGCGAGACCGAGGTCTGGGATGAGTCGGACGGGATCAGCCTGATCGCCGTGCAGGGGCCGAGGTCCCAAGAGATCATCTCCTCGGTGGTCCGGCTCGATGAGACCTTCATCGTCGAGGAGCTGGGCTACTACGCCTCCACCACGGTGACCATCGGCGGTCAGGAGGTGCTGCTGGCCCGCACCGGCTACACCGGTGAGGACGGCTTTGAGCTCTTCCTGCCCCATGACAAGGCCGGTGCCCTGTGGCGGGCGCTGCGCGAGGCCGGTTCTGACGCCGGCCTGACTCCCTGCGGCCTGGCCTGCCGGGACTCGCTGCGTCTGGAGGCCGGCATGCCGCTCTATGGCAACGAGCTCTCCACCGAGCGGACCAGTTTTGAGGCCGGTCTGCCCGTGGTCTCGTTCTCCAAGGAGGAAGACTTTGTGGGCCGAGCCGCCCTGGAGGCCGCCAAAGCCGAGGGCCGCGGCCGGACCAGCGGGCAACGTCTGGTCGGCCTGAAGGGCCTGGGTCGGCGGGCAGGCCGGTCCGGCTACTCCGTGGTGCTGCCGGAGGAGGCCCCCGACGCCGGTGCGGCGGCCGATGCCGAGGGGCCTGGTCGTGTGGTCGGCGTCGTGACCTCCGGGCAGCCCAGCCCGACGCTGGGATATCCGATCGCCATGGCTTATGTGGACGTGGAGCACCTCGAGCCCGGTACGCGGCTGGACATCGACCTGCGCGGCAAGCCCCAGCCCTTCGAGGTCGTGGAGCTGCCGTTCTACGTGCGGACATAG
- a CDS encoding sensor histidine kinase has protein sequence MPSIAEEFESGGFWSCRDLNKWPLVIATLLFGVAVGADIILESIDDQVYPVLLTVMGALSISCVVLLWVSVTWACAVGLAMLGLSLTVDGGFVYSLVLSLLLTALAAMAATKVFRRTFLAAVVIWLMIMSALLPDLARGAVLAPAGTLLLLLVYAAGSAFRRLTNARLQSQRELEAAEEKHRASVASERQSIARDLHDIVAHDITIIAMQSRAARMAGTEDAYRVAVDTIGDSSRAALKDLRRMLALLQEEDQDLDPHPTSATELDFATGAASFTDQLQQLGIQTELTIDGDVRGLSRSVHAALYRILQECTTNVAKYAGAGQRCWISLGIGEDDVSMSVSNTVASRRRTMTGWSSSGAGLVGIRDRAQAFGGTTRAGFDRHGQWTVTVQGVKKA, from the coding sequence ATGCCGTCTATCGCCGAAGAGTTCGAATCCGGCGGCTTCTGGTCCTGTCGCGACCTGAACAAATGGCCCCTGGTGATCGCTACCCTGCTCTTCGGCGTCGCAGTGGGCGCAGACATCATCCTCGAATCCATCGACGATCAGGTCTATCCGGTCCTGCTCACTGTGATGGGTGCGCTGAGCATCAGCTGCGTGGTGCTGCTGTGGGTCTCGGTGACCTGGGCATGCGCCGTCGGGCTGGCCATGCTGGGACTGAGCCTGACCGTGGACGGCGGCTTCGTCTATTCACTGGTGCTGAGCCTGTTGCTGACCGCCCTCGCCGCCATGGCCGCCACCAAGGTCTTCCGCCGGACGTTCCTGGCCGCCGTCGTGATCTGGTTGATGATCATGTCCGCACTGCTGCCCGACCTGGCCCGCGGTGCGGTGTTGGCGCCGGCAGGCACGCTCCTTCTGCTGCTGGTCTATGCCGCGGGCAGCGCCTTCCGGCGCCTGACCAATGCGCGCCTGCAGTCCCAGCGGGAGCTGGAGGCCGCCGAGGAGAAGCACCGGGCGTCTGTGGCCTCCGAGCGGCAATCCATCGCCCGGGACCTGCACGACATCGTCGCCCACGACATCACCATCATCGCCATGCAGTCCCGAGCCGCGCGGATGGCTGGCACTGAGGACGCTTATCGGGTGGCAGTGGACACCATCGGCGATTCCTCCCGTGCCGCGCTGAAGGACCTGCGGCGCATGCTGGCCCTGCTGCAGGAGGAGGACCAGGACCTGGATCCCCACCCCACCTCTGCCACAGAACTCGACTTCGCCACCGGGGCGGCGTCGTTCACCGACCAGCTGCAGCAGCTGGGGATCCAGACCGAACTGACCATCGACGGCGACGTCCGCGGCCTGTCCCGATCAGTCCATGCTGCGCTGTACCGCATCCTGCAGGAGTGCACCACGAACGTGGCCAAATACGCCGGGGCCGGTCAGCGGTGCTGGATCAGCCTCGGAATCGGGGAGGACGACGTGAGTATGAGTGTGAGCAACACCGTCGCGTCCCGCCGCCGCACGATGACCGGATGGTCCAGCTCCGGTGCGGGCCTGGTCGGCATCCGAGACCGGGCGCAGGCCTTCGGCGGCACTACGCGTGCAGGATTCGACCGCCACGGTCAGTGGACGGTCACTGTGCAAGGGGTGAAGAAGGCCTGA
- a CDS encoding response regulator has product MCCPVDSSAPPSEGQDDLPEIRVLIADDHPVMSRALRTYVDSTPGMRCVGEVREGAGAVESVGRLMPDVVVMDMHMPGVGGIEATWQIRRMSESVAVLAVTTFSTERYVIPALRAGAGGYIVKDAEPEEIIDAIRQVDDGMAPFSPSVAHQLMVSVKNDPSQVTSLLQRYPEMPRLPERELEGLRLLATGCSNAEIAEQMMVSEATVKAYMGRLMQRLGVRDRVQLLIRAVELGVVEPSLE; this is encoded by the coding sequence ATGTGCTGCCCTGTGGATTCTTCGGCTCCCCCTTCCGAAGGGCAGGACGACCTGCCGGAGATCCGGGTGCTCATCGCCGATGACCATCCGGTTATGAGTCGGGCCCTGCGGACCTATGTGGACTCCACTCCTGGGATGCGCTGTGTGGGGGAGGTGCGTGAGGGGGCCGGCGCCGTCGAATCTGTGGGCCGGCTGATGCCCGATGTGGTGGTCATGGATATGCATATGCCCGGTGTGGGCGGCATCGAGGCGACGTGGCAGATCCGCCGGATGTCTGAGTCCGTGGCGGTGCTCGCAGTGACCACCTTCTCCACGGAGCGCTATGTGATTCCCGCGCTGCGGGCCGGTGCCGGCGGCTATATCGTCAAAGATGCCGAGCCGGAGGAGATCATCGACGCGATCCGGCAGGTCGATGACGGGATGGCGCCGTTCTCTCCCTCTGTGGCCCACCAGCTGATGGTCTCGGTGAAGAACGATCCGTCCCAGGTGACCTCGCTGCTGCAGCGCTATCCGGAGATGCCGCGGCTGCCGGAGCGGGAGCTGGAAGGACTGCGACTGCTGGCCACCGGCTGCTCCAACGCGGAGATCGCAGAGCAGATGATGGTCTCGGAGGCCACCGTGAAGGCCTATATGGGACGTCTTATGCAGCGCTTGGGTGTTCGCGACCGCGTGCAGCTGCTGATCCGTGCGGTGGAGCTGGGTGTGGTGGAGCCCTCGCTGGAGTGA
- a CDS encoding acyl-CoA dehydrogenase family protein, with translation MTHSAPDSSVDPTYDVSTPLDLDYYGVFADVPDEDRRWWQGARDYAEGLEPRMNQHWECGEYPLDLVAEAGRRGLLTDGVEVDDVGLETMSPLAAGLVNMEMSRIDGSLATALAVQGGLALRTLAYFGSEEQKAQHLKKMATAETLGSFALTEPTHGSDSVSLETTARLVGDEDSGHYVINGAKKWIGNGASGGLTFTWARVSGGVHDGQVRCFMVDQQTRGYRAQVIEGKYSLRAIHQALIQYEDVEVPATAVLPGATSFKDTSKVLFATRLGVAWSAVGHACAVVESALNYATQREQFGKKLGQFQQVQERLTWMVSELTSMQLHVRQAAERDMAGLLTGPQASMAKYHNTRKARAIAQTARDMLGGNGILLQNKVARHMADIEAVHTYEGTESVQSLIIGRDLTGFSAFA, from the coding sequence ATGACACACTCTGCTCCAGATTCCTCTGTTGATCCGACCTATGACGTCTCCACGCCGCTGGACCTCGACTACTACGGGGTCTTCGCCGACGTCCCCGACGAGGACAGGCGCTGGTGGCAGGGGGCCCGGGACTACGCCGAAGGCCTCGAGCCGCGGATGAACCAGCACTGGGAGTGCGGCGAGTATCCACTGGATCTGGTGGCTGAGGCCGGCCGCCGCGGTCTGCTCACCGACGGTGTCGAGGTGGACGACGTCGGGCTGGAGACCATGTCGCCGCTGGCGGCCGGGCTGGTGAACATGGAGATGTCACGGATCGACGGCTCTTTGGCCACGGCGCTGGCGGTCCAAGGCGGGCTGGCGCTGCGGACGCTGGCCTATTTCGGCTCGGAGGAGCAGAAGGCTCAGCATCTGAAGAAGATGGCCACTGCAGAGACTCTGGGGTCCTTCGCCCTGACCGAACCCACCCATGGCTCGGACTCGGTCTCCCTGGAGACCACAGCCCGGCTGGTCGGTGATGAGGACTCTGGACACTATGTGATCAACGGTGCCAAGAAGTGGATCGGCAACGGGGCCTCCGGTGGTCTGACCTTCACCTGGGCGCGGGTCAGCGGCGGGGTCCACGACGGCCAGGTGCGCTGCTTCATGGTGGACCAGCAGACCCGCGGCTACCGTGCGCAGGTGATCGAGGGCAAGTACTCCCTGAGGGCCATCCACCAGGCGCTGATCCAGTACGAAGATGTGGAGGTGCCGGCGACGGCCGTGCTGCCCGGGGCCACCAGCTTCAAGGACACCTCCAAGGTTCTGTTCGCCACCCGGCTGGGCGTGGCCTGGTCCGCCGTCGGGCATGCCTGCGCCGTCGTGGAGTCAGCGCTGAACTACGCCACGCAGCGCGAGCAGTTCGGCAAGAAGCTGGGGCAGTTCCAACAGGTTCAGGAGCGACTGACCTGGATGGTCTCTGAGCTGACGTCGATGCAGCTGCATGTCCGCCAGGCCGCGGAACGGGATATGGCGGGGCTGCTGACCGGTCCGCAGGCGTCGATGGCCAAGTATCACAACACCCGTAAGGCCCGGGCCATCGCTCAGACGGCGCGGGACATGCTCGGCGGCAACGGGATTCTTCTCCAGAACAAGGTGGCTCGGCATATGGCCGACATCGAGGCGGTCCACACCTACGAGGGCACCGAGAGCGTGCAGTCGCTGATCATCGGCCGCGACCTCACCGGGTTCTCCGCCTTCGCCTGA
- the thiD gene encoding bifunctional hydroxymethylpyrimidine kinase/phosphomethylpyrimidine kinase — protein MTDAPTPAMTLTIAGSEATGGAGAQADLKTFQELGTFGIIALTCIVSFDPKNSWNHRFVPVEAQTIADQIEAIFADYDAESLATVKLGMMGSPATISTVSEALAQRQPRNVVLDPVLICKGQEPGHALDTDNALKAELLPKATFVTPNHFEAEQLSGMTIESLEDLKAAAQEIHRISGAAVLAKGGVRLEGSEAVDVFVDENGLEVLSAPKIGEHAVSGAGCSLAAAVAAELSKGAAPLEAARRAKEFVTEGIRQRVAGNTPFDALWQGGLRG, from the coding sequence ATGACTGATGCACCCACGCCCGCGATGACCCTGACGATCGCCGGCTCCGAAGCCACCGGCGGGGCGGGTGCCCAGGCTGACCTGAAGACGTTCCAGGAACTGGGGACTTTCGGGATCATCGCGCTGACCTGCATCGTCTCCTTCGATCCGAAGAACAGCTGGAACCACCGCTTCGTGCCGGTGGAGGCCCAGACCATCGCGGACCAGATCGAAGCCATCTTCGCCGACTACGACGCCGAGTCCCTGGCTACGGTCAAGCTGGGCATGATGGGCTCCCCCGCCACCATCTCCACCGTCTCCGAGGCCCTGGCACAGCGTCAGCCCCGGAACGTCGTGCTGGACCCTGTGCTCATCTGCAAGGGGCAGGAGCCTGGCCACGCTCTGGACACCGACAACGCACTGAAGGCGGAGCTACTGCCGAAGGCGACCTTCGTGACGCCCAACCACTTCGAGGCTGAACAGCTCTCCGGCATGACCATCGAGTCTCTGGAGGACCTCAAGGCTGCCGCCCAGGAGATCCACCGCATCTCCGGTGCAGCCGTGCTGGCCAAGGGCGGCGTGCGCCTGGAGGGCTCCGAGGCCGTGGACGTCTTCGTGGACGAGAACGGCCTGGAGGTCCTCTCCGCACCGAAGATCGGCGAGCACGCCGTCTCCGGCGCCGGCTGCTCCCTGGCCGCCGCGGTGGCCGCTGAGCTGTCCAAGGGTGCGGCTCCCCTGGAGGCCGCACGCCGGGCCAAGGAGTTCGTCACCGAGGGCATCCGCCAGCGCGTGGCGGGGAACACCCCGTTCGACGCACTCTGGCAGGGCGGCCTGCGCGGCTGA
- a CDS encoding NUDIX hydrolase family protein — translation MSVRTPDPNPGWLNEDDLYEARRRLPMVYVEAIPVRQDALGYVTELGLLYTADEDGRFSRSVVSGRVMYRETIRAALLRHIEKDLGSLALPQLPPSPVPFTVAEYFPYPSETGLVDNRQHAVSLAYVVPVSGECSPREDALELSWVTPEQVLSPEIQAEFVGGREQLVRQALAHMGHVS, via the coding sequence ATGTCAGTGCGCACCCCTGATCCGAACCCCGGATGGCTCAATGAGGATGACCTCTACGAGGCCCGTCGCCGCCTGCCGATGGTCTATGTGGAGGCCATCCCGGTCCGCCAGGACGCCCTGGGCTACGTGACCGAACTGGGCCTGCTCTACACCGCTGACGAGGACGGACGGTTCTCCCGCAGCGTGGTCTCCGGCCGGGTCATGTACCGCGAGACCATCCGGGCGGCCCTGCTTCGCCACATCGAGAAGGATCTGGGCTCCCTGGCCCTGCCGCAGCTGCCGCCGTCGCCGGTTCCCTTCACCGTGGCTGAGTATTTCCCCTACCCCAGCGAGACCGGACTGGTGGACAACCGCCAGCATGCGGTCTCCCTGGCCTACGTGGTGCCGGTCTCCGGGGAATGTTCCCCGCGCGAGGACGCCCTCGAGCTCAGCTGGGTCACCCCGGAACAGGTGCTCTCCCCCGAGATCCAGGCCGAGTTCGTCGGCGGCCGTGAGCAGCTGGTCCGCCAGGCGCTGGCCCATATGGGCCACGTGAGCTGA
- a CDS encoding DedA family protein, which yields MHELGDASLYETWGFWYFLVQAVAVALTAFVPPFPSEVMVIASGTMAADGIMPLSMALTVTFLGCLLGDLGVYALFRYQFIRVLYRWRWGRLLHRKMLRVSIRAGGASTWVGLLLIRGIPGGRSASMATAGMMRLRRGGLIPLALAGAATWTLWLVGLGYITGTTTGLPPWASTAAAVVVGTLVGLIIAMIVARARRRRPPHRSAEGA from the coding sequence ATGCATGAGCTGGGCGATGCCTCCCTCTACGAGACCTGGGGCTTCTGGTACTTCCTGGTCCAGGCGGTGGCCGTGGCGCTGACCGCCTTCGTGCCGCCCTTCCCCTCCGAGGTCATGGTCATCGCCTCGGGCACGATGGCCGCCGATGGGATCATGCCGCTGAGCATGGCGCTGACCGTGACCTTCCTGGGGTGCCTGCTCGGGGATCTGGGCGTCTACGCCCTCTTCCGCTACCAGTTCATCCGGGTGCTCTACCGCTGGAGATGGGGACGGCTGCTGCACCGCAAGATGCTGCGTGTCTCCATCCGCGCCGGAGGCGCCTCCACCTGGGTGGGGCTGCTGCTGATCCGCGGGATCCCCGGCGGCCGCTCAGCCTCCATGGCCACCGCCGGTATGATGCGTCTGCGTCGGGGCGGGCTGATTCCGCTGGCGTTGGCAGGTGCCGCGACCTGGACCCTGTGGCTGGTCGGATTAGGTTACATTACGGGAACAACTACCGGGCTGCCCCCGTGGGCCAGCACAGCCGCGGCAGTCGTTGTGGGTACCCTGGTTGGGTTGATCATCGCGATGATCGTCGCCCGTGCACGGCGCAGGCGACCACCCCACCGATCCGCAGAGGGAGCGTAG